GCTGGTTTAGCGCCAATTAGTGCGCCTCGTATTGTGGTTGCGGTAATGATCGATGAGCCAACTGGTGGAAGTCACTACGGTGGTGATGTGGCTGCGCCGGTGTTCTCAACCATTGTGAGTGAAACTCTAAATACATTAAATGTTTTGCCCGACAGCAAAGCAAAGCAAATGGTGCTCCAGGATAAGAGCCCTGAAGAAATTCGTACGGCAAATGTACAGCCTCAGCAAGCGGTCTTAAAGAGATGAGGATGGCATTGAAAATAGATACCAATCACCTGATTGAGCACTTACGAAGCATGGCAAACTCCTCTGCCAAGTTAAGTGCGGACAGTCGCCAGATTGAATCTGGCGATATCTTTTTTGCCTATTCAGTAGGTCATGGAAGAGCGTTGTGTGATAGCCGTCAATTTATTAATGCAGCCTTAGAGCAGGGTGCAGCTGCAGTTGTGTTTGATCCATTAGGTTTGGATGGCGAATTCGTAAATCATCCTTTGTGCTTTGCTGTGGAAGGATTAGCGGAAAAGGTGGGCAGTCTTTGCGCTCAATGGTATGACTACCCTAGCAAGCACTTGAATGTTATTGGTGTTACGGGTACTAATGGCAAGACTAGTATTACTCAGTGGCTCGCCCAATCGCTCAATACAACTTTACATCGCACTGCAGTGTTGGGAACTTTGGGAACAGGGATTCCTGGATCTTTGATTCAGACTGGCTACACCACGCCTGATGCTCCAAAGTTGCAAACGCAGCTGAAGGAATTATTAGATGCAGGTGCTGCGCAAGTGGCGATGGAAGTTTCATCTCATGCCTTGCATCAAGACCGTATTGCGGGAACAGAATTTAATTGCGCCGTTTTCACCAATTTGACACAAGATCATTTGGATTACCACGGCAATATGGCTGACTATGCGGAAGCAAAGGCTAAATTATTTCATTGGGCCGAACTTCAACATGCTGTCATTAATTTGGATGATGCATTTGGCCGCGAATTAGCAATGAACCTTTTGGCGAAGGGCGAGGCCAAGGTTTGGGCTTATGCATTAAATCAACAAGCTTTTAATGGTTTTGAAAAGTTTGGTAATCGTTTGCAGCGTATTTATGCAAAAGATAGCGTCATTCATGGCGCTGGTTACGATTCAGTCTTCACTCATGAAGGCGTTGCTGCCAATTCTTTGCATATTCCTTTGGTAGGCGAATTTAATTTAAGTAATGCGCTTGCTGTATGGGCCGTATTGCTGAGTCAAGGCTATACGTGCGACGAGGCAAGCAAAAAAGTAAGTCAACTTACTCCGGTTTTGGGTCGCATGGAGTTAATTCATCTCGGCAAAAATCAAAAGACCGAGGGTGTATTGGCAATTGTTGACTATGCGCATACGCCAGATGCCCTTGAGAAAACATTGCAAGCATTGCGTCCAATTGCACAGCAACGTAATGGAAGAATTTGGTGTGTATTTGGATGTGGTGGTGATCGTGATGCGGGAAAACGCCCTCAAATGGGTGGTGTAGCAGCCCGTTATGCCGACCATGTATTAATTACTAGTGACAATCCGCGCTCTGAAGATCCACAAGCAATCATGCAAATGATTCGTGATGGCATTGATAAAAATGCACAGAATGTGCAGATGATTGCCGATCGAGCCGCCGCAATTATGGCCGCAATCCGAAATGCTGATCCTTGCGATATTGTTTTGGTTGCGGGCAAGGGCCACGAAACAACACAAGAAATTAGCCGTAAGAAATTTGATTTCTCTGACCAAGAGCACATTCGCTTGGCTGCAGGAGGAGGAGTCTGATGTCTGTAATGACCGCGCTCGCTCAAGTGCATGCTATGTTGCCTGGCAGCAGTCTGGTGAATATTTCCGCTGATGACGCAAAAGAGTTGGTCCTCAGTAGAGTGGGTACGGATAGCCGTCAAATTGACTCCGGTGAATTATTTATTGCATTAACGGGCGATCGCTTTGATGCGCACGATTTTTTATCGGACGTAGCTCAAGCAGGAGCGGCTGCGGCACTCATTAGCAATGTAGAAAAGTGCCCAAGTAGTTTGCCGGGGGTAAGCGTTCCTAATACACGCATAGCATTGGGTGAGCTAGCTAAAGCATGGCGTTTGAAGCATCCTATTCCTTTAGCGCTAGTGACTGGCAGTAACGGTAAAACTACCGTTAAAGAAATGATTGCCTCTATTTTTAAAGCAGCCGTTGGTGAAGATAAGACATTAGTTACTAAAGGCAATTTGAATAACGATATAGGGCTGCCTCTCACGATACTAAAGTTAAGCGCCGGTGATCGTCTTGCTGTGGTGGAGTTAGGAATGAACCATCCTGGCGAGACAGCTCAGTTAGCTAGAATCGCACAAGCCAATATTGCCTTGATTAATAATGCCCAGAGAGAGCACCAGGAGTTTATGGCAACAGTAGCCGCTGTTGCAGAAGAGCATTCCGATGCAATACGCGCCTTACCAAAAGATGGTGTTGCTGTATTCCCGGCTGAGTCAGAGTTTGCAAATGTATGGCGTACAGCTGCTGCTGGTCGCAAGGTTCTCGACTTTATTTTGTTATCTAGCCAAGTCAATACAAAGGCAGCTGTTACTGGACAACTTTTAAGCAATGGTCATGTGCAAGTTCAAGCAGAGCAGGGGACAGTTGAGATTCAGTTAAATACATTAGGCAGCCATAACGTGCGTAATGCATTAGCCGCGAGTGCAGTGGCATTAGCCGCAGGTGTCAGTCTTGAGAAAATTAAGCAAGGTCTTGAATCATTCTCTCCAGTCAATGGCCGTATGCAAGCTAAGAAGATTGATCCTAACCACACCTTAATTGATGATAGTTACAACGCTAATCCAGACTCAGTAAGGGCTACAATTGATGCGCTAAAACAGTCTGGCAATCCATCCTGGTTGGTGTTGGGGGATATGGGCGAAGTTGGTAATCAGGGCCCAGAGTTTCATCGCGAAGTGGGCGCTTACGCTGCGGAGCAAGGCATCTCTAAATTATTTGCACTTGGTGAGCAATGCCAATTTGCGATTCGTGGATTTGATGAGGCTAAGAAGTCTTCTGCATCTTCAAGCGCAAAGCATTTCTCTGATATGGATAGTCTGATCGTGCAAGTAAGAGATGCGTTTCATTCGCAGTCTAGTGGCAGCAGTCAGCATTTGAATATTTTGGTTAAAGGTTCACGATTTATGCGCATGGAGCGTGTAGTACAGGCCTTATTAGAGGAGGCTAAAACATGCTCTTGATGTTGGCGCAATGGTTGCAAGATGATTTCGGATTTTTCCGGGTATTTAACTACATCACTTTTAGAGCGGTGATGGCAACAGTGACTGCGCTATTAATTGGTTTGGCTGCCGGTCCTTGGGTTATTCGCAAATTGGCTGCATTAAAGATGGGTCAAGCAGTGCGTACTGATGGACCACAAACTCACTTAGTGAAATCTGGCACCCCAACTATGGGTGGCGTATTGATTTTGATCGGCATCTTCATTTCATGCATGTTGTGGGCCGA
Above is a window of Polynucleobacter necessarius DNA encoding:
- a CDS encoding UDP-N-acetylmuramoyl-L-alanyl-D-glutamate--2,6-diaminopimelate ligase, whose translation is MALKIDTNHLIEHLRSMANSSAKLSADSRQIESGDIFFAYSVGHGRALCDSRQFINAALEQGAAAVVFDPLGLDGEFVNHPLCFAVEGLAEKVGSLCAQWYDYPSKHLNVIGVTGTNGKTSITQWLAQSLNTTLHRTAVLGTLGTGIPGSLIQTGYTTPDAPKLQTQLKELLDAGAAQVAMEVSSHALHQDRIAGTEFNCAVFTNLTQDHLDYHGNMADYAEAKAKLFHWAELQHAVINLDDAFGRELAMNLLAKGEAKVWAYALNQQAFNGFEKFGNRLQRIYAKDSVIHGAGYDSVFTHEGVAANSLHIPLVGEFNLSNALAVWAVLLSQGYTCDEASKKVSQLTPVLGRMELIHLGKNQKTEGVLAIVDYAHTPDALEKTLQALRPIAQQRNGRIWCVFGCGGDRDAGKRPQMGGVAARYADHVLITSDNPRSEDPQAIMQMIRDGIDKNAQNVQMIADRAAAIMAAIRNADPCDIVLVAGKGHETTQEISRKKFDFSDQEHIRLAAGGGV
- a CDS encoding UDP-N-acetylmuramoyl-tripeptide--D-alanyl-D-alanine ligase, whose product is MSVMTALAQVHAMLPGSSLVNISADDAKELVLSRVGTDSRQIDSGELFIALTGDRFDAHDFLSDVAQAGAAAALISNVEKCPSSLPGVSVPNTRIALGELAKAWRLKHPIPLALVTGSNGKTTVKEMIASIFKAAVGEDKTLVTKGNLNNDIGLPLTILKLSAGDRLAVVELGMNHPGETAQLARIAQANIALINNAQREHQEFMATVAAVAEEHSDAIRALPKDGVAVFPAESEFANVWRTAAAGRKVLDFILLSSQVNTKAAVTGQLLSNGHVQVQAEQGTVEIQLNTLGSHNVRNALAASAVALAAGVSLEKIKQGLESFSPVNGRMQAKKIDPNHTLIDDSYNANPDSVRATIDALKQSGNPSWLVLGDMGEVGNQGPEFHREVGAYAAEQGISKLFALGEQCQFAIRGFDEAKKSSASSSAKHFSDMDSLIVQVRDAFHSQSSGSSQHLNILVKGSRFMRMERVVQALLEEAKTCS